In one Sphingomonas sp. S1-29 genomic region, the following are encoded:
- a CDS encoding response regulator produces MKTCLVVDDSKVIRKVARHILETLDFDVREAADGREALDACLAEAPDVVLLDWNMPVMSGMDFLRALGDSGISPRPKVVFCTTENGMAYIRAAIEAGADEYVMKPFDRETLESKFQIVGLA; encoded by the coding sequence ATGAAGACCTGCCTAGTCGTCGATGATTCGAAGGTGATCCGCAAGGTCGCGCGGCACATATTGGAGACGCTCGATTTCGACGTGCGCGAAGCCGCCGACGGACGCGAGGCGCTCGACGCCTGCCTGGCCGAGGCGCCCGACGTGGTGCTGCTCGACTGGAACATGCCGGTGATGAGCGGGATGGATTTCCTGCGCGCGCTCGGCGACAGCGGCATTTCGCCGCGCCCGAAGGTGGTGTTCTGCACCACCGAAAACGGCATGGCGTATATCCGCGCCGCGATCGAGGCGGGTGCCGACGAATATGTCATGAAGCCGTTCGATCGCGAGACGCTCGAAAGCAAGTTCCAGATCGTCGGCCTGGCATAA
- the cheB gene encoding chemotaxis-specific protein-glutamate methyltransferase CheB, translating to MATANARTEFDVDRRVLIVDDSAVARAVLRRVVEATPGHRVARGVANASAALDYLKSNVVEVVLLDIDMPGIDGLAALPDILAAGQGAHVIVVSSACGEGAAATIDALALGASDTLGKPALGNFAGLFVRGLRERLERLALAEPQAVAVPPKKRAGVASRPDVAVLAIGASTGGIHALSKLLRALPATFQAPILITQHLPVSFMPYFAAQVAVLANRPCGVATDHLRLRSGEVVIAPGDAHIRCVATSDGFAIRLLDKPVANGCMPSADPMFASVAQLWGARAIAVVLSGMGRDGAEGAQAVAAAGGMVLAQDRATSVVWGMPGAVAEAGIADAILPPEAIGALVGRQGRGR from the coding sequence GTGGCGACCGCCAATGCCCGGACCGAGTTCGACGTCGATCGCCGCGTATTGATCGTCGACGATTCGGCGGTCGCGCGCGCGGTGTTGCGGCGGGTGGTCGAGGCGACCCCGGGGCACCGCGTCGCGCGCGGCGTGGCCAATGCGTCGGCGGCATTGGACTATCTCAAATCGAATGTGGTCGAGGTCGTGCTGCTCGATATCGACATGCCGGGGATCGACGGGCTGGCGGCGCTGCCCGACATCCTGGCCGCGGGGCAGGGGGCGCACGTCATCGTCGTTTCTTCGGCCTGCGGCGAAGGCGCTGCCGCCACCATCGATGCGCTGGCGCTCGGCGCGTCGGATACGCTGGGCAAACCGGCATTGGGCAATTTCGCAGGGCTGTTCGTGCGCGGCTTGCGCGAACGGCTCGAACGCCTGGCGCTGGCCGAGCCGCAGGCGGTAGCGGTTCCGCCGAAGAAGCGGGCTGGGGTGGCGAGCCGCCCCGACGTCGCGGTGCTGGCGATCGGTGCCTCGACGGGCGGAATCCATGCGCTGAGCAAGCTGCTGCGCGCGCTGCCGGCCACTTTCCAGGCCCCCATCCTCATCACCCAGCATCTTCCGGTATCATTCATGCCGTATTTCGCGGCGCAGGTGGCGGTGCTCGCCAACCGGCCCTGCGGGGTGGCGACCGATCATTTGCGGCTTCGCAGCGGTGAAGTCGTGATCGCGCCGGGCGACGCGCATATCCGCTGCGTCGCGACCTCGGACGGGTTCGCGATCCGCCTGCTCGACAAGCCCGTCGCCAATGGCTGCATGCCCTCGGCCGATCCGATGTTCGCCAGCGTGGCGCAGCTTTGGGGCGCGCGCGCGATTGCGGTGGTGCTGAGCGGGATGGGCCGCGACGGCGCCGAGGGCGCGCAGGCGGTCGCCGCGGCGGGCGGCATGGTACTGGCGCAGGATCGCGCGACGTCGGTCGTGTGGGGGATGCCCGGCGCGGTCGCCGAGGCGGGAATCGCCGATGCGATACTCCCGCCCGAGGCGATCGGCGCGCTGGTCGGACGCCAGGGGCGGGGGCGTTGA
- a CDS encoding protein-glutamate O-methyltransferase CheR: MTAAPRPIGVSNGAVSILIGLMETRTGQRIAANRAWRVESALKPLLRARGFESLDQLVAALVGGEDRGLADETVEALLNHESSFFRDPSVIQQVGTLMRDQQSAQQGRRLRIWSAGCSTGQEPLSLAMLLAEQNPLREFPDIVATDVSAAVIARAKAGRFTQFEIQRGLPVRSMVRWFEPVGKDWVASPDLLARVQFRRHNLAQDAAPPGLFDLILCRNVLLYLSPAIRSAVLAKLAAALRPDGRLVLGASETVIGRTEALVPCHAYRGFYHRADKLAAAPAPAAMAAMR; the protein is encoded by the coding sequence TTGACCGCGGCGCCGCGGCCGATCGGGGTGTCGAACGGCGCGGTGAGCATATTGATCGGCCTGATGGAAACGCGCACCGGCCAGCGGATTGCCGCGAACCGCGCCTGGCGGGTCGAAAGCGCGCTGAAGCCGCTGCTTCGCGCGCGCGGGTTCGAATCGCTCGACCAGTTGGTCGCGGCGCTGGTCGGCGGCGAGGATCGCGGCCTGGCCGACGAGACCGTCGAGGCGCTGCTCAACCACGAAAGTTCGTTCTTCCGCGACCCTTCGGTCATCCAGCAGGTCGGCACGCTGATGCGCGACCAGCAATCCGCCCAGCAGGGACGCCGGCTGCGCATCTGGTCGGCGGGCTGTTCGACCGGGCAGGAGCCGCTGAGCCTGGCGATGCTGCTCGCCGAGCAGAACCCGCTGCGCGAATTTCCCGATATCGTGGCGACCGATGTCTCCGCGGCCGTCATCGCGCGCGCCAAAGCGGGGCGCTTCACCCAGTTCGAGATCCAGCGCGGGTTACCGGTGCGCAGCATGGTCCGCTGGTTCGAACCTGTGGGCAAGGATTGGGTCGCATCGCCCGATCTGCTCGCGCGGGTGCAGTTCCGCCGGCACAATCTGGCGCAGGATGCCGCGCCCCCCGGGCTGTTCGACCTGATCCTGTGCCGCAACGTCCTGCTGTACCTGTCGCCCGCGATACGCAGCGCGGTGCTGGCCAAGCTGGCGGCGGCGTTGCGTCCCGACGGCCGGCTGGTGCTGGGCGCCAGCGAGACCGTGATCGGCCGGACCGAGGCGCTGGTCCCCTGCCACGCCTATCGCGGCTTTTATCATCGCGCCGACAAGCTGGCGGCCGCCCCCGCGCCGGCTGCAATGGCCGCGATGCGCTGA
- a CDS encoding N-acetylmuramoyl-L-alanine amidase → MEFIEAPSPNFDDRAVPVSLIVLHYTGMEDADAALARLRDPDAGVSAHYLVAEDGTILRLVDEARRAWHAGRAHWRGVRDVNSASIGIEIVNPGHQLGYRPFPEPQIDAVIRLVADIKQRHAITRGNVVGHSDIAPDRKDDPGELFPWGRLARLRLALPRPTKKLMDPEWGDAGFLLALERFGYDVRDPVKSVIAFQRRFRPEMIDGIIDAECRMILLALLLPKPQGDD, encoded by the coding sequence ATGGAATTCATCGAAGCACCGTCGCCCAATTTCGATGATCGCGCGGTCCCGGTGTCGCTGATCGTGCTGCATTATACCGGGATGGAGGATGCCGACGCCGCGCTGGCGCGGTTGCGCGACCCCGATGCCGGGGTTTCGGCGCATTACCTCGTCGCCGAGGATGGGACGATCCTTCGCCTGGTCGACGAGGCGCGCCGCGCCTGGCATGCGGGGCGCGCGCATTGGCGCGGGGTGCGCGACGTCAACAGCGCCTCGATCGGGATCGAGATCGTCAATCCGGGGCACCAGCTCGGCTATCGGCCGTTTCCCGAGCCGCAGATCGATGCGGTCATCCGGCTGGTCGCCGATATCAAGCAGCGCCATGCGATCACCCGCGGCAACGTCGTCGGCCATTCGGATATCGCCCCCGATCGCAAGGACGATCCGGGCGAATTGTTCCCCTGGGGGCGGTTGGCCCGGCTGCGGCTCGCGCTGCCGCGCCCGACCAAGAAGCTGATGGACCCCGAATGGGGCGATGCCGGCTTCCTGCTGGCGCTCGAGCGCTTCGGCTACGACGTCCGCGATCCGGTGAAGAGCGTCATCGCCTTTCAGCGGCGCTTCCGCCCCGAGATGATCGACGGGATCATCGACGCCGAATGCCGCATGATCCTGCTCGCGTTACTGCTTCCCAAACCGCAGGGCGATGATTAG